In the Salvia splendens isolate huo1 unplaced genomic scaffold, SspV2 ctg635, whole genome shotgun sequence genome, TGATTTTCTTCCCCATATTCCAAGCCTTTCATTGCATGAGGTTCTCTAGTTATCTTTTATCTGAATCATCACTGAAATTTCGTGAGTCTATGAATCAAATTCTTCTCGTCTTGTTTTTAGGGCTGTATCGATCTGATGATCGATGTGTACAAGAAAGAATTCCAAAATTTTGGTGGCTATTTAGTGAATATGGAAAAGGTAACTGATTTTTTCAACTTAGGGTGTTTTATTTGGTGTTTTTGTTCATACTGGGACTTGAAACAGATAGCTGATACAAACGGGGGCTACATAAAGCTGAGTCGTGTAGAAAGATTCATCCTCGCTGTTGGTGCATACGAGGAGGAAATCTTCAGTAAACGAGCTGATATCAGAGAAAAAAAACTGAGACGAATGCTTGCTGAGCACAGAGATGCTGTGAGTTTTAGATCGTGTTCTTGTTTTATAGTGCTTTTATGGTATCGGGACTTAAACGTCGTATCTCATTTTGGTTCAGCAAGAAGAGGAACAGAACTGCCTGGATGAAGGAACCTCATCCGAAATATTGGCCATGCATGACATTTCACGTATTgatgtactatttttttatttcttcttagTTAACCTTCTATGTAGTTTTGTGCATCAATACATCCTCAGTTTTCGTTGTTTATGCAGAAACTGAAGATTTCTGCTCCGGCAGAAGATGCTGATACGGTACGCAAAATCTGGTGTTCTTCGTTCAATTCATGGTTCTGTGCATAATTACACTTCATTTCTTATATCaggttatggaaaatacgaagCAGTTGAAGCAAAAGGTCAAAGACGTAATAAAAAGAGAATCTGATATGTTTAAAGATGGCTTATGTGCTGATAAGGTATGCTATTTGCGAATATATTCCCTAATTTTATCTCTTTAACGCAATCATCTTTGAACGGCTCTCGTAGCTGAAACTGGGAAACCCGGGTTGGAGGCAGCGATACTACAAAGAAAAATTCTACACCGACACCCAAATAGAAATGGAATCAACAAGGAAATCTGTGGTATTTTTGTGTGATATACGATTAATCAAGAAATATGCAGTGGTTCATCTTGATACCGATTCCACTTTTACTTTTATGTTCCGTTTTTAGGTTGCAGAGTACGGAAAAGGTCTTTGTTGGGTGCTGTTGTATTATTTTTCTGAAGTCCCATCTTTTACATGGTTGGTGTATACCTTCTTTCATATGGCTGATTCCTTGTTTAAAATCGTGTCTGAGTTGCGGTTGCGTTTTAGGTTCTTTCCGTACCATTATGGCCCGTTTGCGTCAGACTTCAGAGGGCTTTCTCGGGTGAAGGTGAAGTTTCAGAAAGGCTTCCCCTTTAAGCCGTTTGATCAGCTAATGGGAGTACTTCCTCCGAGCAGGTAGCGTCACTCAACATCGTCTTTTTTACTATACGTTGGTATTAGGCTAACGAGAACTATGCCGCAGTTCTCATGCACTGCCTGAGGCATACAAGGGTCTTATGGTTGACGGAGAATCCAAGATAATCGACTTATATCCTATAGAATTCAAGATGGATGTCGATGGGAAGCGTTTTTTGTGGCAGGTATTTAACAAATTTTTACAGATTCAAAGTCGTTATACTTCTTGTTAATGTGGAGTGTTTTGATCTTGAGTAGGGCATATGTATTCTTCCGTTTATAGACGAAGAACGTCTTCTTGTGGAGACGAAGAAAGTTGAAAATGAACTGAAGGTAAAATGTTGCCGAAGTCTGATTGTTTCTGGTTCTAAAATGTTCAGTATGATTTGACAATTGTGATAAAATGTAGGATGAAGAGAAGATCCGGAATGAGGAGACTCATCATCGGCTGTTTCTGAGACATTCGAGTGAGTTGAGGCTGGAATTGTCGTCGTGCAGAGTGAGAATGAGTTCGGAGAAGATCAAGGGACCAGTCGCGATCCACAGCCATATGTAAGATCCTTGGCTTGAACATGTTGTATCTTTGTGTTGATTCTGATGATGGAATCAATTTCAGCAAAGGAATCGAAGGTACGTTACATGTAACGAGTGATCAGATTGAAAGGGATGATGACGAGAAATCTGATATGTAAGCCTGCAAACAACACTCCTTGCAATGAGATATATAGTTTAGTTTTCTTCCTTTATTTTCACTAATTTTCTCTGCTTTGATTCAGATGCATTTTCTATGAGATCCCTCGGTGTTTCAAATTCGTTCCTCGACTTCTTGAAGGCGTCAACTTACCTGAAAAGGTAAGCAATCTAATTCTATTCTGAGAGATGCTTTTTTGGTGGAGTGATCAAGAATCTCCATCAACTGTTTCTTTGCAGACTGTCTGCAGAGAAGACTTAGCAGAAATCGTTCTTTGGCATGAGCACCGCGGGCATGGAGTGTGGCGCAATCAAACGTGCGTGTAGTTCGTTTGGTATCTATCTGTCATTCATTCTTGCATTGCTAAACAGACCTAAAATCTTCAAACAGGCCTCACTATCAAAAATCAGACGTTGCATCACAATCTGAGGGCCGTGGCTTCTGTATTGGTCGAGGAAGAACTTTCGTGCCTCAAGAGAATTCGTGTCATGACCATGGTAACATTGGCCGTCAGCAACCGGCTGGATCTTTTAGGAGGGATGATCATGATCGTTCCACATCGAGCTATAGACAAAGTGACAGCAATTTCCGGCAGTGTCGTGGTGATCCTGCTAACACTGATTGGAGGGTGCGAAATCCCTCTGGTAATATTGGGGCAGGAAACCTAGGCGGACAACGACAGTATGCGAATCAGCCGTTTGTGGCTAATGCTGGCCGTGGCCAAGGCGGCCAGAGACAGTCATCACACATGACTCGGCCCTTTGTGCCAAGTGGTGGTTTGGGCCATGGCGGCCAAGTACAGCGAACAAGTCAGCCGTTTCTTCGTAATGGAGGACGTGGTCAGGAACGATGTCGAGGCTGGTGGCCTCGGAACATAGATCAGTAGACAGTGTTTGTATGTCTGATCTCTGGTTATAATATTATCATAGTTTTTTGGGATCAAGAAACTAAGGATCCATTTTTGTTGTGTACAATCACAATGTATATATGTTGAATTATGCTATCATTGGTATAAAACAATTAATGTGATAGTATAAATTTGTTACCCAAACTATTGTTACATATAGTATAATTTATGAAACCACAATATCTGATTAATCTTTCCTAGTATCTCATGAGCAAGACTGCTGCCTGAACCCAAACCTCTCATTCCTCAGGTCATACTCAACATGAAAGTTCTGCATCAAGAAGTTTCCTAGGATCACCGAGGGCCCGCCCACGAGATCCGGCCCGAGCAATGTGTCGTCGGTGACCATGGTCAGGCACATGACAGACCTCTCCCCATCATCCACCACAAAGAAGTAATTCTCCAGTGGCAACACCATCTCTGCCCCACCCTTGAAATGCAGCTCCATTTCAGGCATCTTCAAATCCTTTTGCCCCGTGATGTTGTAGCACGGCCTCAGCCCCGTCGCGCCCTCCACCTCGGCCGCCCTCTTGTACCCCTTCACCTGCTCGGAGAACGCGCCGTACACGACCTCAAATATGGCCTTGTTCATGTACACAAACGTCGACCCTGAATCGACTATAGTCCCACCGTTGCCACCCGAATCCGGGACGAGGTCCCGGTACGAAACCTCGACCTTCCTCCCTCCAACGACGATCCTTCGCAACCCGATGTAGTAGTAATCCGCGACCGCGCTACCCTCGTCGTCCCGCGCCGGATTCTTCAGCAGCGGCGTGTAGCTGAGCTCGGCCGTCTTCGCGCCGAATCCGAATCCGAATCCATCACAAGGAAGCTGCTCTTAGGACTGTTATCGAACTTGTGAGAGACGTGGCAGCACGAGAACTTCTTGAGGCCGAGCTGGCTCGGGAGGGATGAAACGCCCCTCCCGAACCCGACCACGCCCGCGGGCTGGCTGGACGAAAACAGAGAGCAGCCCACGAGAAAATCCTCGATTTTCCCGTGGGGCATGGTGAGGGTCTCTACCATGGCTACGCCACCGGTGGAGCCTAAACCGTAGAGAAGGATGTACGGCGGGCATATCTGTGTGCAGTTCGCCTTCGACGACAGCTGGCAGTCCTGGCAGCTGGAGTTCGGGTCAAACGGCTTGTGAAGCCAGCCACATTTGGGATTCATACATCCTAGAAACTTAGCTGAGGATGACTGCTTAGGGAGGAAGGAAGAGATGGGTGATGATGAGCAGTTTCTGCAGACATATCTCCTGGTGCAGGGGAACCAGGAGAAGCTGCTGCCGGTGTCGATGATCATCGGTATCGAC is a window encoding:
- the LOC121790831 gene encoding 5'-3' exoribonuclease 3-like, whose translation is MGVPSFYRWLVNKYPKIVSDAAASADPPEIDNLYLDMNGLIHPCFHPDDDPFPPTTVDDVFRRIHDYVDSLFDIVKPRKLLFMAIDGVAPRAKMNQQRSRRFRSAKDSQRAEEVEDKLRKQFEAEGRVVLPKQESEILDSNVITPGTEFMHLLSENLRSYVKRRLREDPAWGNIKVILSDDKALGEGEHKIMSFIRAQRASSEYDPNTRHCLYGLDADLIMLALATHEAHFSILREEVLPLNGELRNGNFGRALVDSVKEQPLSRESASSQESRWQASKRKPYQFLNVSVLREYLSLDMEIPGFDKFEFDQERAIDDFIFICFFAGNDFLPHIPSLSLHEGCIDLMIDVYKKEFQNFGGYLVNMEKIADTNGGYIKLSRVERFILAVGAYEEEIFSKRADIREKKLRRMLAEHRDAQEEEQNCLDEGTSSEILAMHDISRIDKLKISAPAEDADTVMENTKQLKQKVKDVIKRESDMFKDGLCADKLKLGNPGWRQRYYKEKFYTDTQIEMESTRKSVVAEYGKGLCWVLLYYFSEVPSFTWFFPYHYGPFASDFRGLSRVKVKFQKGFPFKPFDQLMGVLPPSSSHALPEAYKGLMVDGESKIIDLYPIEFKMDVDGKRFLWQGICILPFIDEERLLVETKKVENELKDEEKIRNEETHHRLFLRHSSELRLELSSCRVRMSSEKIKGPVAIHSHIKGIEGTLHVTSDQIERDDDEKSDICIFYEIPRCFKFVPRLLEGVNLPEKTVCREDLAEIVLWHEHRGHGVWRNQTPHYQKSDVASQSEGRGFCIGRGRTFVPQENSCHDHGNIGRQQPAGSFRRDDHDRSTSSYRQSDSNFRQCRGDPANTDWRVRNPSGNIGAGNLGGQRQYANQPFVANAGRGQGGQRQSSHMTRPFVPSGGLGHGGQVQRTSQPFLRNGGRGQERCRGWWPRNIDQ